The following are encoded together in the Drosophila sechellia strain sech25 chromosome 3R, ASM438219v1, whole genome shotgun sequence genome:
- the LOC6619692 gene encoding probable glutamine--tRNA ligase: protein MAGDDLIAKFQVLGMSEQKAKETLKNANVTKNLQLALAAAGGATLSDGTGMLIYHIATKLKPQTADHLPLLVRYIVEHKLDNTQRIDAALEYLLKCGQSLNANIDVQALEKECGVGVVVTPEQIERTVQAKIKASYKEALLEQRYHFNSFKILQDVRGDLKWADAKSVKAVIDVEIFDLLGPKTEADLKPPTKANDKPKAAKPKAEVTPAAQTAEAASDGATTISELMKTKVHFHAPGENFKADGYVVTEHTERLLKEHLARTGGKVHTRFPPEPNGILHIGHAKAININFGYAAAHDGVCYLRYDDTNPEKEEEKFFLAIKEVVEWLGYKPFKITYSSDNFQQLYEWAVVLINKGLAYVCHQKAEELKGFNPKPSPWRERPIEESLRLFEDMKRGKIDEGAATLRMKVTLEEGKMDPVAYRIKFISHHRTGSDWCIYPTYDYTHCLCDSLEDITHSLCTKEFQSRRSSYYWLCNALGIYCPVQWEYGRLNMNYALVSKRKIAKLITEQIVHDWDDPRLFTLTALRRRGFPADAINNFCAQMGVTGAQIAVDPAMLEAAVRDVLNVTAPRRLVVLEPLKVTIKNFPHDAPAQLEVPDFPQNPQQGTHKITLDKVIYIEQGDFKLEPEKGYRRLAPKQSVGLRHAGLVISVDEIVKDPATGQVVELICTSQPAEQAEKPKAFVQWVSQPIQLEVRLYEQLFKHKNPEDPNEVPGGFLSDISEQSISVVVAFADRALNQAKVYDKFQFERIGFFSVDPDTSANHIVFNRTVGLKEDAGKK, encoded by the coding sequence ATGGCTGGAGATGATCTGATTGCGAAATTCCAGGTGCTCGGCATGAGCGAGCAAAAGGCGAAGGAAACTTTGAAGAATGCCAACGTGACAAAGAATCTCCAGCTGGCGCTGGCGGCGGCGGGAGGCGCCACCCTATCCGACGGCACTGGTATGCTGATCTACCACATTGCTACCAAGCTGAAGCCGCAGACTGCGGACCATCTGCCTCTTCTGGTGCGCTACATAGTGGAGCACAAGCTGGACAACACTCAGCGTATTGATGCCGCCCTGGAGTACCTGCTCAAATGTGGTCAGAGCCTGAATGCCAACATAGATGTGCAGGCGCTTGAGAAGGAGTGCGGCGTTGGAGTGGTGGTCACTCCGGAGCAAATCGAGCGCACTGTGCAGGCCAAGATCAAGGCCAGCTACAAGGAGGCCTTGTTGGAGCAACGCTACCATTTTAACTCATTCAAAATCCTGCAGGATGTCCGGGGAGACCTGAAGTGGGCGGATGCCAAGTCCGTGAAGGCGGTTATCGATGTGGAGATCTTCGATCTGTTGGGTCCTAAAACAGAAGCAGACTTAAAACCTCCGACAAAAGCAAACGATAAGCCGAAGGCTGCAAAACCGAAAGCGGAAGTAACTCCTGCCGCTCAAACGGCTGAAGCTGCATCTGATGGAGCCACCACCATTTCGGAACTCATGAAAACCAAGGTACACTTCCATGCTCCCGGCGAGAACTTCAAGGCAGATGGCTACGTGGTCACCGAGCACACGGAGCGGCTACTGAAGGAGCACCTGGCGAGGACTGGAGGCAAAGTGCACACGCGATTCCCGCCAGAGCCGAATGGCATCCTGCACATCGGTCACGCAAAGGCTATTAACATTAACTTTGGATACGCGGCTGCCCACGATGGAGTCTGTTACTTGCGCTACGACGACACCAATCccgagaaggaggaggagaagtTCTTTTTGGCCATTAAGGAGGTGGTGGAATGGCTGGGCTACAAACCATTCAAGATCACCTACTCCTCGGACAACTTTCAGCAGCTGTACGAGTGGGCTGTTGTGCTGATTAACAAAGGATTGGCCTACGTGTGTCACCAGAAGGCGGAGGAACTGAAGGGCTTCAATCCGAAGCCCAGTCCTTGGAGGGAGCGTCCCATTGAGGAGTCACTGCGTCTGTTTGAAGACATGAAACGTGGAAAGATCGACGAGGGAGCGGCCACACTGCGCATGAAGGTCACCCTAGAGGAGGGCAAGATGGACCCTGTGGCGTATCGCATTAAGTTTATCTCTCACCACCGTACGGGCTCTGACTGGTGCATTTACCCCACTTACGATTACACTCATTGCCTTTGCGACTCTCTCGAGGATATCACCCACTCACTGTGCACCAAGGAGTTCCAGTCGAGACGATCCTCCTACTACTGGCTGTGCAACGCTCTGGGTATCTACTGCCCGGTGCAGTGGGAGTACGGTAGACTAAACATGAACTACGCACTTGTGTCAAAGCGCAAGATTGCAAAGCTGATCACGGAGCAGATTGTCCACGACTGGGACGATCCCAGGCTGTTTACTCTGACGGCTCTGAGACGTAGAGGCTTCCCAGCGGATGCCATCAACAACTTCTGCGCCCAAATGGGCGTAACGGGTGCCCAGATCGCCGTCGACCCCGCCATGTTGGAAGCAGCCGTGCGGGATGTGCTTAATGTTACAGCTCCCCGTCGGTTGGTTGTCCTGGAACCTCTCAAAGTTACCATAAAGAACTTCCCTCATGACGCGCCCGCGCAGCTAGAAGTGCCTGATTTCCCGCAGAACCCGCAGCAAGGGACTCATAAGATCACCCTGGACAAGGTGATCTATATTGAGCAGGGAGACTTCAAGTTGGAGCCCGAAAAGGGATACCGTCGTCTGGCACCTAAGCAATCTGTGGGTCTCCGACACGCGGGTCTCGTAATCAGCGTGGATGAGATAGTAAAGGATCCGGCGACTGGACAGGTGGTGGAACTCATCTGCACCAGCCAACCTGCCGAGCAGGCCGAGAAGCCCAAGGCTTTTGTCCAGTGGGTATCGCAGCCGATACAGCTGGAAGTGCGTCTGTACGAGCAGCTCTTCAAGCACAAGAATCCAGAGGATCCCAACGAGGTACCCGGCGGCTTCCTAAGCGACATCAGTGAGCAGTCCATATCGGTGGTGGTGGCATTCGCGGATCGGGCCCTAAACCAGGCCAAGGTCTACGACAAGTTCCAGTTCGAGAGGATTGGCTTCTTCTCCGTAGATCCAGATACCAGCGCGAACCACATAGTGTTCAACCGCACCGTGGGATTGAAGGAGGATGCGGGCAAGAAGTGA
- the LOC6619693 gene encoding serine/threonine-protein kinase RIO2, translated as MGKLNVTVLRYLTKEDFRVLTAIEMGMKNHELVPGPLAAAIANLKSGGVHKLLKELCKHKLLAYERGKKYDGYRLTNTGYDYLALKSLTLRGSVSSFGNQIGIGKESNIYVVADEEGTPICLKLHRLGRTCFRNVKAKRDYHGRRHKASWLYLSRISATREFAYMSALYDRGFPVPKPIDFNRHCVLMDLVQGWPMTQVHELLDAPQVYDDLMNLIVRLGNSGVIHGDFNEFNLMVTDAGKPILIDFPQMMSTSHENAEFFFERDVNCVREMFRRKFGYESEDYPKFSDLVREDDLDAEVHCTGYGFTKEMEQDLLEEYGMVEQADEEDEGEDLEEEDEPPTLVTAAAVEIDECRRQVENEVIYSEAKPTQKSDDAVRRYIESCTQYLGNLSVGPEVPDQTMPKKLDMALPVKTPDVIPFEAGNPAGNTVEEDVKSISSNDLDTDEVPELVGLDPNSRMYRLKMVEQMLNDARSQRSYSTTTSTIAPSVITDRIRRNMDIKEKREQRKKCVAKGEASAVHRHRKENKDVVKEYAGWDF; from the exons ATGGGTAAATTAAACGTGACAGTGCTGCGATATCTCACTAAGGAGGACTTCCGCGTCCTCACCGCCATCGAGATGGGCATGAAGAACCACGAGCTGGTTCCCGGTCCCCTAGCTGCTGCCATTGCGAATCTGAAGTCGGGTGGAGTCCACAAGCTGCTCAAGGAGCTGTGCAAGCACAAGCTGTTGGCCTACGAACGGGGAAAGAAAT ATGATGGCTACCGCTTGACAAACACGGGCTATGACTACCTGGCTCTGAAGTCTCTCACACTGCGGGGATCGGTCAGTTCTTTTGGCAACCAGATTGGAATTGGCAAGGAGTCCAACATCTACGTGGTGGCTGATGAGGAGGGCACTCCAATTTGCCTCAAACTACACCGATTGGGTCGAACTTGTTTCAGGAATGTGAAAGCCAAAAGAGACTACCACGGTCGCCGGCACAAGGCCTCCTGGTTGTACTTATCTCGCATCTCGGCCACCCGCGAGTTTGCCTACATGTCGGCACTCTATGATCGTGGATTTCCAGTGCCGAAACCCATTGATTTCAACCGCCACTGCGTCTTAATGGACCTCGTCCAGGGCTGGCCCAT gACGCAAGTTCACGAACTTCTAGACGCTCCACAAGTTTACGATGATCTTATGAACCTAATTGTGCGTCTGGGAAATTCTGGAGTTATTCATGGCGATTTTAATGAGTTTAATTTAATGGTGACAGACGCCGGCAAGCCCATACTGATTGATTTCCCTCAGATGATGTCCACCTCGCATGAAAATGCAGAATT tttcttcgaACGCGATGTTAACTGCGTGCGTGAAATGTTCCGTCGCAAATTTGGTtacgaaagcgaagactacccCAAGTTCAGCGACCTGGTGCGTGAGGATGATTTGGATGCCGAGGTACACTGCACAGGCTATGGCTTTACTAAGGAGATGGAGCAGGATCTTCTTGAGGAATACGGCATGGTGGAGCAAGCAGATGAGGAGGATGAGGGAGAGGATTTGGAAGAGGAGGATGAGCCTCCCACCTTGGTAACCGCAGCAGCTGTAGAGATTGATGAGTGCCGACGCCAGGTGGAGAACGAGGTCATTTATAGCGAAGCCAAGCCCACTCAGAAGTCGGATGACGCAGTGCGTCGGTACATTGAATCGTGTACGCAATATCTGGGTAATCTCAGCGTAGGTCCGGAAGTTCCCGATCAAACCATGCCCAAAAAGTTGGACATGGCCCTACCGGTTAAAACTCCAGACGTTATTCCATTCGAAGCTGGAAATCCGGCAGGAAATACTGTTGAAGAAGACGTCAAGTCCATCAGTTCCAATGATTTAGATACGGATGAAGTTCCCGAGCTAGTTGGCCTGGATCCTAACTCGCGCATGTATCGTCTCAAAATGGTCGAGCAAATGCTAAATGATGCGAGAAGTCAACGCTCCTATTCTACCACAACCAGCACAATAGCTCCGTCTGTGATTACCGACAGGATACGACGGAACATGGACATTAAGGAAAAGCGGGAGCAGCGAAAGAAGTGTGTGGCCAAGGGAGAGGCTAGTGCTGTGCATCGTCATCGCAAGGAGAACAAGGATGTGGTTAAGGAGTATGCTGGCTGGGACTTCTAG
- the LOC116801809 gene encoding uncharacterized protein LOC116801809: MMTRIRVEYTTEESEVKQATKFLIKTIFAERNPVSHVFIRYGIYTREMDMYQRILPKIANLVKRDPRRISAGTVYVDKDTDSIIFEDLALEHCKVACRLQKLDLAHTHLVLEKLANFHAAGAALAERELGIFKDNYDRGFYNRHTRGYEPIMKNLLKTLSRSLNLDEQLRQRYQAKIDRLVDRIMVYGERSTTNNPGDFLTLNHGDLWTTNIMFQYDAKVHPINAAFIDFQFSVWNSPAVDLHYFFSTSIHDELRLNNQPELVQFYYYKLKDALKNVKYAGCIPNLFEFQQQFRARAFYAVFASLIFEPFMVYDGKEKVSLGHIISEGKGGMRL, encoded by the exons ATGATGACTCGCATCCGTGTGGAGTACACCACGGAAGAATCGGAGGTAAAACAGGCCACCAAATTCCTGATAAAGACCATCTTCGCCGAAAGGAATCCGGTTTCCCATGTTTTCATCAGATACGGCATTTACACTCGCGAAATGGACATGTACCAGCGGATTCTGCCCAAGATAGCGAATCTGGTGAAGAGGGATCCTCGGCGAATATCTGCCGGCACTGTATACGTCGACAAGGATACGGACTCCATTATTTTCGAGGACCTCGCGTTAGAGCATTGCAAAGTGGCCTGCAGGCTACAGAAATTGGAtctggcacacacacatctCGTGCTGGAAAAGCTGGCCAACTTTCATGCCGCTGGAGCAGCTCTGGCCGAGAGAGAACTTGGCATCTTTAAGGATAACTATGATCGTGGATTCTATAACAGGCATACCCGGGGCTACGAGCcgattatgaagaatttacttAAGACCCTGTCCCGTTCCCTTAACTTAGACGAGCAGCTGCGTCAACGATACCAGGCGAAGATTGACCGACTTGTTGATCGCATAATGGTCTACGGTGAGCGGTCGACCACCAATAATCCTGGCGATTTTTTGACCCTCAATCACGGAGATCTGTGGACCACCAATATTATGTTCCAGTACGATGCAAAGGTACATCCCATCAATGCTGCCTTCATTGATTTCCAGTTCAGCGTGTGGAATTCACCAGCCGTCGATCTTCACTACTTCTTCTCCACTTCCATCCATGACGAGCTCCGCCTAAACAATCAACCAGAGCTGGTCCAGTTCTACTACTACAAACTGAAGGATGCACTGAAAAATGTGAAGTATGCCGGCTGCATTCCGAATTTGTTCGAATTTCAACAACAGTTCCGAGCTAGAGCTTTCTATG CTGTGTTTgcttctttaatttttgaaccCTTTATGGTGTATGATGGAAAAGAGAAGGTTTCCCTGGGCCACATCATTTCGGAGGGCAAAGGTGGTATGAGATTATAA
- the LOC6619694 gene encoding uncharacterized protein LOC6619694 — protein MTRINLKYTTKDSKDTQNATFLLKTTFASKDPAANILAGYGVSIREMEMYQQILPHLARMVRGEMEDSRKMFAATVDVDRERDSILFEDLTLEDYKVACRLKKLDLEHTHLVLEKLAEFHAAAAVLAERKPGIFENNDDRGFFNKHFRGFQPIFRNLLQALSRSLELNLDLKNRYQRKIDRLVDTIMDYGDRSTSTNPGDFITLAHADLWTTNVMFQYDKQGHPINAVLIDFQFSVWNSPAIDLHYFFSTSIQDHLRWKHQPELVQFYYYRLVESLKKLKYSRRIPSLFEFQLQFRARSFYSVFCSLISEPCMLYTGTEEASIAQGLSTAASGVRFRDSVYHADHIREKMVLTLPFLDQQGLLDDM, from the exons ATGACCCGCATTAATCTGAAGTATACCACAAAGGATTCAAAGGACACTCAGAACGCTACTTTCCTATTGAAAACAACCTTTGCCTCCAAAGATCCGGCAGCCAATATACTGGCCGGCTACGGGGTTTCCATCAGAGAAATGGAGATGTACCAACAGATTCTGCCCCACCTGGCCAGAATGGTGAGGGGTGAGATGGAGGATTCCCGGAAGATGTTCGCTGCTACCGTCGATGTGGATCGAGAGCGGGACTCAATCCTTTTTGAGGACCTGACGTTGGAGGATTACAAAGTCGCTTGCCGTCTAAAAAAATTGGATTTGGAGCACACACATCTGGTCCTGGAAAAACTGGCTGAATTCCATGCAGCTGCGGCAGTTCTTGCCGAGCGAAAGCCAGGAATCTTTGAGAATAACGACGATCGAGGATTCTTTAACAAACATTTTCGAGGCTTTCAGCCAATCTTTAGGAACCTACTACAGGCTCTATCTCGCTCCCTAGAGCTGAATTTGGATCTAAAAAATCGTTATCAGAGGAAGATAGACCGGCTAGTGGATACTATAATGGATTACGGCGATCGATCGACGTCGACCAATCCAGGAGATTTCATAACTCTAGCCCATGCGGATCTTTGGACAACAAATGTGATGTTTCAGTACGACAAACAGGGTCATCCCATCAATGCCGTCTTAATTGATTTTCAGTTCAGTGTGTGGAACTCTCCGGCCATCGATCTGCACTACTTCTTCTCCACTTCGATCCAGGACCATCTTCGCTGGAAACATCAGCCTGAATTGGTCCAGTTTTATTACTACCGGCTGGTGGAATCCCTGAAGAAGCTAAAGTATTCGCGTCGTATTCCGAgtttatttgaatttcaacTGCAGTTTAGGGCTAGATCTTTCTATT CTGTTTTCTGCTCGCTGATTTCCGAGCCCTGCATGCTTTACACCGGAACTGAGGAAGCGTCCATTGCTCAAGGATTGTCCACTGCCGCCAGTGGAGTACGGTTCAGAGATTCTGTGTATCATGCTGACCACATCCGAGAAAAAATGGTACTCACTCTGCCGTTTCTGGATCAGCAGGGGCTGCTAGACGATATGtga
- the LOC6619695 gene encoding LOW QUALITY PROTEIN: uncharacterized protein LOC6619695 (The sequence of the model RefSeq protein was modified relative to this genomic sequence to represent the inferred CDS: inserted 1 base in 1 codon; substituted 1 base at 1 genomic stop codon) codes for MPEKTTHKAPAWLTEEYVEKKLGVXFKNDTLNLKKLTIKRAIKIANGENYASVMNRINVEYTTKDSKDNQSATFLLKTTFADKDPAAHLLINXGIYTREIDMYEQILPRLADIVKNELHDSRKLFAATVGVDRERDSIMFEDLSLERYKVACRVKKLDLEHTYLVLEKLADFHAAGAALAQRQPGIFEKNYDRGFFNKHIRGYEPIMNNILKAVSRALELTPDLKERYQAKIDKLIDNVMDYGERSVTVAPGDFVTLAHGDIWTTNVMFQYDDEGHPVNAIFIDFQFSVWNSPAIDLHYFFSTSIHENIRLERQTELVQFYFNKLVEALGRVKYSGKVPSLFEFQQQFRAKGFYAVFASLIFEPTMVYNGKEGPSVELLFMTSDEKGVRIRDALYQTEENLKKLHLTLPFLDQLGLLDEM; via the exons ATGCCGGAGAAAACGACCCACAAGGCGCCAGCGTGGCTGACTGAGGAGTACGTGGAGAAAAAGTTAGGAGTCTAATTCAAGAATGACACCCTGAATCTGAAGAAACTGACGATCAAGCGAGCGATCAAGATAGCGAATGGAGAGAACTACGCCAGCGTAATGAACCGCATCAATGTGGAGTACACTACGAAGGATTCAAAGGATAACCAGTCCGCAACCTTTCTTCTTAAGACGACCTTCGCCGACAAAGACCCGGCGGCCCATCTGCTCATTA TTGGCATCTACACCAGGGAGATCGACATGTACGAGCAGATACTGCCCCGATTGGCGGATATAGTGAAGAATGAGCTCCACGATTCTCGGAAGTTGTTTGCAGCTACTGTGGGTGTAGATCGTGAGCGGGACTCGATTATGTTCGAGGACCTTTCGCTGGAGAGATATAAGGTTGCGTGCAGGGTGAAGAAACTGGATCTGGAGCACACTTATCTGGTTCTCGAGAAACTGGCGGATTTCCATGCAGCGGGGGCAGCTCTGGCTCAGCGGCAACCCGGAATCTTTGAAAAGAACTACGACCGTGGATTCTTTAACAAACATATACGAGGCTACGAGCCAATCATGAATAATATCCTTAAAGCCGTGTCGCGCGCCCTCGAGTTGACTCCGGATCTAAAGGAGCGATACCAGGCGAAGATCGACAAGTTAATTGATAATGTAATGGACTACGGCGAGAGATCGGTAACTGTCGCTCCCGGCGATTTTGTGACTCTGGCCCATGGAGATATTTGGACAACCAATGTCATGTTCCAGTACGATGACGAAGGTCATCCAGTTAATGCCATCTTCATCGATTTCCAGTTCAGCGTTTGGAATTCTCCGGCCATCGATCTGCACTACTTTTTCTCAACCTCGATCCACGAAAATATTCGTCTGGAGCGTCAGACCGAGCTGGTCCAGTTCTACTTCAATAAGCTAGTGGAGGCTCTAGGAAGGGTGAAATATTCGGGTAAGGTTCCCAGTTTATTTGAGTTCCAACAACAGTTTCGGGCCAAAGGTTTTTATG CTGTGTTTGCGTCGTTGATTTTCGAGCCCACCATGGTCTACAATGGTAAGGAGGGGCCGTCAGTTGAGCTGTTGTTCATGACCAGCGATGAGAAGGGAGTGCGAATAAGGGATGCACTGTATCAGACGGAGGAGAACCTAAAGAAGTTGCACCTGACTCTGCCGTTCCTTGATCAACTGGGCTTACTAGACGAAATGTAA